The genomic window AGTGGAAAAAGGAGATGGGATTGGCACCGGGCAATTTGTACCCGTTAGGGATAAAGGATGTAGTCAAAACAATTTCTGTTGATGGACCTGACGAAGAATTAGCAGGCGAAGTGAAACGTTTACACGTCCAAAAGCATACACGATAGAAAAAGCGCAGGTTCACCAACCTGCGCTTTTTTTGACGATACGGGTAGAGGGAGAAGTGTTATTCTCTTGCCTACTTCGTCTATTCGCTCACTCGTGTCCCTTGGTGAAAATAAAGCTTCCACTCCGTTCCGTCGTGTGTCCAAATCGAACTTCTTAGCGTTTCTCTGTTTAAGCTATGGTTTTTCACTCGATAAGTAGTAAGAACCGCTTGACCACCAAGTGGATGCATGGTCCAATCATGCAAAGTTAACGTGTGGGGGCTTGCGCCATCGACGAAATCTTGTCGAGTGAAGACCCTCCCTGAACTTCCGAATTCAAAAAAATCATCTGCTAGGACATGACCAAGGGCTTCACCCGATTTCCGGACGGCTCCACTTAAATGTAATTCCTCTAATCGTTTGAGATGCGTTTTAAGCTCCATATACGTCTAACCTCCTTTATAACCAGCTCTGATAATGATGAAAAGTGACGTGAAAACAATCACGGGGAAACGCATTCTATCGTGTATAGAATTATCGTACATCATTAAACATCTAAGGTGTCAGTTGAATGTAGTCAAATACGAAAAAAAGAACTCTACCAATAAAAACGGTAGAGCCTCACATGCACATAGAATAAGCCCATGCGCCTGAGATGCACAGATTTAAATGAAAGCAGAAATGGCGTTACGTCTTCTCTTCAATAACCGTTAGTTCTTCTAGCTTTGGATGTTGTGAACCAACGAAAGTAGCACCGCTATTGCGTTGATTTAGAATAAAGTCCATGTGCTGTTGAGTAATTCTTTCACCTGGAATGAGAATCGGTATTCCTGGGGGATAAGAAATAACGAATTCTGTATTAATTTTACCGAGACTAGCTGTCAGAGGGATAAGTTGTTGCGGTGAGAAGCTGGCTTTTCTTGGTGTCATGCTCATTATTGGTGCTGGTGGTTGTACCACAGGGTGAGTCGATGGTTGCGTTTCTTGATAGCGAGCGACTAGTTTTTTTAGCGCAGTATATAGTTTCTTTGCGTCTTTTTTCTTTGTGCCGATTGTGAATACAGCTAAAGCGTAGCGAGTGTCAGCTAGTTCAAGTAGGATAGTATATTCTTTTTCTAACAGGTCCTTTAATTGGTAGCCAGAGAGAGGGAGTGTATCAATTTTTATGATGACTTTTGACCGATCAAGATCAAATGAGGCACCTGAATGAAGTAGTTCTTTTTTAGTTGGGCACGAAATACCTGTTAGTGTATTTACTTTTGAACGAAAGTCATCAGCAAGTGCTAATGTTTTTTGAAGCTGCAGCCTTCCCTGTCGTTCTAGCTGATAGCGAGTTGAATCAAGGGAAGCAATGAGTTGAAAAGGACGCGAAGTAGACAATAAATAGTTCATCGCATGTTGAACTCTACTAAAGTCAACCAGCCCTTCTCGATATAGAAGAATGGACGTTTGGTTCATTGAGCCACCAAGCTTGTGCAGGCTTGTTGCTGCTAGGTCAGCACCTGCTTCCATTGCGCTAATAGGTAACTGAGGATGGAAAGGCAAATGGGCTCCGTGTGCCTCGTCTACAATGACAGGTATACGTTTTTCGTGAGCAATGGATACAATTGTTTTTAAATCTGTACAAACACCGAAATAGGTGGGGTTTATTAGCAGGATAGCTTGAATGTTTGTATACTGATTGACAGCATGTAGGAGGGATTTCGCTGAATAATGATTGGATATACCAAGGTCGTTATCAAATTCAGTTTCAAGAAAGAGAGGCTCAGCCCCGGCGAGAATGATTCCGGCTATCACGGAGCGGTGTACATTCCGCGGAACAATCATTCTTCCGCCATCGTTGCATGTTGCCAGAATCATAGCCATAATAGCGGTGCTCGTCCCTTGAGTAGATAAAATGCTGCGATCCGCTTTATAGGCTTTTGCCATCTCGCTTGTGACATCGTTTAAAACGGATGATTCTAATACGTTAACGTCAATCATATCAAGTTCTAACAAGTGGCTTTTGGCTAATTTTCTAAATGTAGATTCGGTTCCCATCTTACGGTGACCTGGTGTGTTAAAATGAGTTCGGTTTTGAGCGAGAAATGTTGCTGCGAACTGGTTAGTAGGGTAATTTTTTTTACCCAAGGTGCTCACGTCCTTTATTTGTATAAAGTGGCAGTGACTTTCTCTATTATGTATAAGCGGGAGTATGGTAAGGGTGACAAAAACAGACGAATATGCGTGCTAGACGAACAAAGAATACGGCCTTATGGATAAAGATTTGTTGGAAAATAGATAAGTGCAGGTTTGAATCCATGACAAATAATCGAAATTATTAGGCATTTTTAGCGTATAATCCTAAACTTGAGCGTGGTACCCTAATAATAAATAAAGTGATACAGGCACGATTCTTACAGTGACATAAAGAAGCGAAAAAAGTGTTTTTAAGTAAATGAAAACGCTTACTCATAAGAAGGGGGTACAAGTTTTGTCAGTCATAAGAGGAAGAGGACATTGGGTTTTTCCTAGTTTGACAAGTGTTGTTGTTGTTATGGTGTTAGCGGGATGTTCAGCAGAAGAATCCGATGCAATTGAAGAAACGATTACGATTGAAGGAAAAACGACTGTTACCTATTGGCACAATCACACTGGTAGAGGGCTTGAGGCTATTCGCCAAGTTGTATCCGATTTTAACGAGAGTCAAGATGATATTTTTGTGCAAGAAATCTATAGTGCTTCAACAGAAGGGGATGACCAACGCTTACTTACTGCCATTGCAGGAGGGAATCCACCCGACCTTGCTCACTTTGACCGTTTTAAAGTTGCCCAATATGCAGCAGAAAACTCACTAGAACCACTTACACCGTTTATTGAACAAGATCAATACGATATGAACTTGTATTACGACTATGCTG from Shouchella hunanensis includes these protein-coding regions:
- a CDS encoding DUF4440 domain-containing protein is translated as MELKTHLKRLEELHLSGAVRKSGEALGHVLADDFFEFGSSGRVFTRQDFVDGASPHTLTLHDWTMHPLGGQAVLTTYRVKNHSLNRETLRSSIWTHDGTEWKLYFHQGTRVSE
- a CDS encoding aminotransferase class I/II-fold pyridoxal phosphate-dependent enzyme — protein: MGKKNYPTNQFAATFLAQNRTHFNTPGHRKMGTESTFRKLAKSHLLELDMIDVNVLESSVLNDVTSEMAKAYKADRSILSTQGTSTAIMAMILATCNDGGRMIVPRNVHRSVIAGIILAGAEPLFLETEFDNDLGISNHYSAKSLLHAVNQYTNIQAILLINPTYFGVCTDLKTIVSIAHEKRIPVIVDEAHGAHLPFHPQLPISAMEAGADLAATSLHKLGGSMNQTSILLYREGLVDFSRVQHAMNYLLSTSRPFQLIASLDSTRYQLERQGRLQLQKTLALADDFRSKVNTLTGISCPTKKELLHSGASFDLDRSKVIIKIDTLPLSGYQLKDLLEKEYTILLELADTRYALAVFTIGTKKKDAKKLYTALKKLVARYQETQPSTHPVVQPPAPIMSMTPRKASFSPQQLIPLTASLGKINTEFVISYPPGIPILIPGERITQQHMDFILNQRNSGATFVGSQHPKLEELTVIEEKT